Proteins encoded by one window of Salarias fasciatus chromosome 1, fSalaFa1.1, whole genome shotgun sequence:
- the nrn1lb gene encoding neuritin 1-like b: MRSGPGTVTVLLPAAVCLSLFPLCFGAAIPVSCGSIYKSFAQCLLTLGDSLVETQKDQNTQDIDAICRSWNAFHVCANSALAGCPGEAAAVWESLRQESRKAQFSGNLYDMCASRTTLPPSTVPVPPSPPTSDQTNQETLKGRTHKERPTFATVLLPVFSLLLVLLRS; encoded by the exons ATGAGGTCTGGTCCAGGCACTGTGACCGTGCTGCTGCCCGCCGCTGTCTGCTTAA gctTGTTTCCGTTGTGTTTCGGGGCTGCGATTCCTGTTTCATGTGGCTCAATCTACAAGAGCTTTGCTCAGTGTTTACTCACACTCGGGGACAGTTTGgtagaaacacaaaaagaccaGAATACGCAGGACATTGATGCAATCtgcag GTCCTGGAATGCGTTCCACGTCTGTGCCAACTCGGCTCTGGCCGGCTGTCCCGGggaagcagcagctgtctggGAGTCTTTGCGACAAGAGTCCAGGAAGGCGCAGTTCTCTGGAAATCTCTACGACATGTGTGCCAGTCGCACCACGCTCCCCCCCAGCACCGTGCCTGTTCCTCCCAGTCCTCCCACCTCAGACCAAACCAACCAGGAGACTCTGAAAGGCCGAACACACAAGGAAAGGCCCACCTTTGCCACAGTGCTGCTTCCTGtgttcagcctgctgctggtgctgctcaGGAGTTAG
- the LOC115391257 gene encoding putative sodium-coupled neutral amino acid transporter 8, whose translation MEELARESISLLARSASHADPPRLGSFGAVFIMLKSALGAGLLNFPWAFEKAGGVTTAVSVELVSLVFLISGLVILGYASSVSRQKTYQDVVREVCGRAVGQLCEVCFCFNLFMISVAFLVVIQDQLEKLCISLYEAVTGSSEGDMPYYWYTDQRFALFIMCLIIILPLSIPKEIGIQKYTSVLGTLAATYLCVAVIIKYYLMDSHTAIITPEHSQGVSSWASMFSVVPTICFGFQCHEACIAIYSSMENQKLFHWVVISVLSMFFCLLIYTLTGVYGFMTFGRAVASDILMSYPGNDVVMIISRLLFGISIVTIYPIILLLGRSVVLNLMLRVQRRRRGIVTHSFESRCRVVLTVLWITLTLLIAMFVPDMGDVISVIGGISAFFIFIFPGLCLVFTMQTENVPARVKAVLTVWGVVTIVVGAFIFGQSTTIAVMEIFDKI comes from the exons ATGGAAGAACTGGCCCGGGAGAGCATCAGCCTGCTGGCCCGGTCCGCGTCCCACGCAGACCCCCCGCGGCTCGGCTCCTTCGGGGCGGTCTTCATCATGCTGAAGTCTGCGCTGGGAGCTGGACTCCTGAACTTCCCATGGGCCTTTGAGAAGGCAGGTGGAGTGACCACCGCCGTCAGCGTGGAGCTG GTGTCTCTGGTTTTCCTCATCAGCGGCCTGGTCATCCTGGGCTATGCGTCATCGGTCAGCAGGCAGAAAACCTACCAGGACGTGGTCCGAGAGGTGTGTGGCCGAGCCGTGGGCCAGCTCTGTGAAGTTTGCTTCTGCTTCAACCTCTTCATGATTAGTGTGGCCTTCCTGGTGGTGATTCAGGACCAGCTGGAGAAAC TGTGCATTTCTTTATATGAGGCCGTGACGGGTTCCAGCGAGGGAGACATGCCGTATTACTGGTACACCGACCAGCGGTTTGCCCTCTTCATCATGTGCCTCATCATCATCCTGCCACTGTCCATCCCCAAAGAAATCGGCATCCAGAAATACACGAG TGTGTTGGGGACGCTGGCTGCTACGTATCTGTGTGTGGCAGTCATCATCAAATATTACCTGATGGATAGCCACACAGCCATAATAACCCCGGAGCACAGCCAAGG cgtgAGTTCATGGGCGTCGATGTTCAGCGTTGTTCCAACTATTTGCTTTGGCTTCCAG tgtcatgAAGCTTGCATAGCGATCTACAGCAGCATGGAGAACCAGAAGCTGTTCCACTGGGTGGTCATCTCCGTGCTctccatgtttttctgtttgctcatCTACACTCTGACCG gTGTGTACGGCTTCATGACGTTTGGACGAGCCGTCGCATCAGATATTTTGATGTCATATCCTGGAAATGATGTGGTCATGATCATCTCCAGATTACTTTTTGGAATATCAATCGTTACCATCTATCCTATTATTCTTCTTCTGGGGAG ATCTGTCGTCCTCAACCTGATGTTACGGGtccagaggcggcggcggggcatCGTCACTCACTCGTTTGAGAGCCGCTGCAGGGTGGTCCTTACCGTGCTCTGGATCACCCTCACTCTTCTCATCGCCATGTTCGTCCCTGACATGGGCGACGTCATCAGCGTCATTGGTGGAATCAGTgccttcttcatcttcatctttccTG GTCTTTGCTTAGTGTTCACTATGCAGACTGAAAATGTCCCTGCAAGAGTCAA GGCCGTTTTAACCGTTTGGGGGGTCGTAACTATTGTGGTCGGAGCCTTCATCTTCGGGCAGAGCACCACCATCGCTGTGATGGAGATTTTCGACAAAATCTGA
- the cmtr2 gene encoding cap-specific mRNA (nucleoside-2'-O-)-methyltransferase 2 — MSSGHGTRRKVGKHLNSMVAPDPEALAEIQGLFGKVRAYVKPPPGEWAVPDPNVSLRYPAEEHQQLQTLKASLNAVKNQLSDKNVQVWHQHTNSTNRAGKVIGAVRSAANAEICTQAWCKFYEILGSFSLLPEDALRDGELNTVHLCEAPGAFITALNHYMKTSEATRYCDWVWAANTLNPYHEANGGGTTIADDRLIANTLPWWFFGSDNTGNIMIQKHLLDLQAFVSNMRRVDLVTADGSFDCQENPDEQEALVASLHYCEATAALLLLSPGGSFVLKMFTLYEHSSVCLLYLLNCCFRSVAVFKPATSKAGNSEVYVVCLDYDGKEAVRPLLSKLIRNYGPSMADREALFRSSAIPESFLTQHREVCTYFHSLQVETITENLRLFEGMTVELRQRLDYIRDCVAHEYLQRFQVSFLPRSRWISRNTVSPACCSVSAGRPLGQKKQTGSFNERRELQTLSWRERVQKSCHAAWIQSHASEDRGPSCVLEGPLSVCHADSWYVVVGAALPAVRNSPFCEGGLLNHLNEAPAESAEDWSRVAPCGSCRVASPASILSEVAALSNKSPVKENTKKQCLVFGSSSDWGVCGSQIGDLELTFSAEPSVPQRRCVSLHDGDPLYQQQLLSRLASALRTLRPGDALLLPLLSALTRVAAAAVLCLHACFGSVSFRCPPPSGAVGAVLVCVGFRPDAAPRVLPILTEVQNRMSEMSGEEDSADRQVLQFVPMEELLTGGLTEFLWTMNSEIIRQKLHLLMQS; from the exons ATGAGCTCGGGCCATGGGACGAGGAGGAAAGTCGGCAAGCACCTCAACAGCATGGTGGCGCCCGACCCCGAAGCCCTGGCTGAGATTCAGGGTCTCTTTGGTAAAGTTAGGGCTTATGTGAAGCCGCCCCCCGGGGAGTGGGCCGTCCCCGACCCCAACGTCTCTCTGAGGTACCCGGCGGAggaacaccagcagctgcagacgcTGAAAGCCTCTCTGAACGCCGTGAAGAACCAGCTCAGTGACAAGAACGTCCAGGTCTGGCACCAGCACACAAACTCCACGAACCGGGCCGGGAAGGTGATCGGCGCCGTGCGGTCCGCCGCCAACGCCGAGATCTGCACTCAGGCCTGGTGCAAGTTCTACGAGATCCTGGGAAGCTTCAGCCTGCTTCCGGAGGACGCGCTTCGGGACGGAGAGCTGAACACGGTCCACCTGTGTGAGGCGCCGGGCGCCTTCATCACCGCTCTGAACCACTACATGAAAACCAGCGAGGCCACGCGTTACTGCGACTGGGTCTGGGCCGCCAACACGCTCAACCCCTACCACGAGGCCAACGGCGGAGGCACGACCATCGCCGACGACCGGCTGATCGCCAACACGCTGCCCTGGTGGTTCTTCGGTTCCGACAACACGGGGAACATCATGATCCAGAAgcacctgctggacctgcaggcGTTCGTGTCCAACATGCGGAGAGTGGACCTGGTGACGGCCGACGGCAGCTTCGACTGCCAGGAGAACCCGGACGAGCAGGAGGCGCTGGTGGCGTCGCTGCATTACTGCGAAGCCACGGccgccctgctgctcctcagcccCGGCGGCTCCTTCGTGCTGAAGATGTTCACGCTGTACGAGCACTCCTCCGTCTGCCTGCTCTACCTGCTCAACTGCTGCTTCCGCTCCGTCGCCGTCTTCAAGCCCGCCACCAGCAAAGCGGGAAACTCCGAGGTTTACGTCGTGTGTCTGGACTACGACGGCAAGGAAGCTGTGAGGCCTCTGCTCTCGAAACTCATCCGGAACTACGGACCGAGCATGGCCGACCGAGAGGCTCTCTTCCGGAGTTCTGCCATCCCGGAGTCGTTTCTGACGCAGCACAGAGAGGTGTGCACGTACTTCCACTCACTGCAGGTGGAGACGATCACAGAGAACCTCAGACTCTTTGAGGGGATGACTGTGGAGCTGAGGCAGCGACTGGACTACATCAGGGACTGCGTGGCTCACGAATACCTGCAGCGGTTCCAG GTGAGCTTTCTCCCGCGGAGCCGGTGGATCTCCCGGAACACGGTGAGCCCCGCCTGCTGCAGCGTGTCGGCAGGTCGACCTCTGGGACAGAAAAAGCAAACAGGCTCCTTCAACGAGCGCAGGGAGTTGCAGACCCTGAGCTGGAGGGAGCGCGTTCAGAAGAGTTGCCATGCCGCCTGGATCCAGAGCCACGCCTCGGAGGACCGCGGGCCCAGCTGTGTGCTGGAAGGACCCCTGTCCGTCTGCCATGCGGATTCATGGTATGTTGTTGTCGGCGCCGCGCTGCCCGCGGTCAGAAACTCTCCGTTCTGCGAAGGGGGATTACTGAACCACCTGAACGAAGCCCCGGCTGAGTCGGCTGAGGACTGGAGCCGAGTCGCGCCCTGCGGCTCCTGCCGCGTGGCCTCTCCGGCCTCCATCCTGTCCGAAGTCGCAGCTCTGTCAAACAAGAGTCCcgtcaaagaaaacacaaagaaacagtgTCTGGTGTTTGGCAGCAGCTCAGATTGGGGTGTCTGTGGGAGCCAAATTGGGGATTTAGAGTTAACATTCTCTGCAGAGCCTTCAGTCCCTCAGAGACGCTGCGTCTCGCTGCACGACGGGGACCCGCTgtaccagcagcagctcctgagcCGCCTCGCCTCTGCCCTGCGGACGTTGCGCCCCGGGGACGCCCTGCTGCTCCCCCTGCTCTCCGCCCTCACCCGCGTGGCGGCGGCCGCCGTGCTCTGCCTGCACGCCTGCTTCGGCTCAGTGTCGTTCAGGTGCCCGCCCCCCTCCGGCGCGGTCGGCGCGGTGCTCGTGTGCGTCGGCTTCCGGCCCGACGCCGCTCCCCGGGTGCTCCCGATCCTCACTGAGGTCCAGAACCGCATGAGCGAGATGTCAGGAGAAGAGGACTCCGCCGACAGGCAGGTGCTGCAGTTCGTTCccatggaggagctgctcacCGGCGGACTGACCGAGTTTCTGTGGACCATGAACTCTGAAATCATCCGGCAGAAGCTGCATCTGCTCATGCAGTCATAG